Sequence from the Catenuloplanes indicus genome:
TGCGGTGCCGAAGTCGAGGCTGGCGGAGAGGTCCAGCGCGATCCACGTCTCCAGCTCCCGGTCGGCGACCGTACGGCGCACGTGCGGGACCGTGGTGCGCGCGGTGACCGGCCAGTCCATCCGGCGCACGTCGTCGCCGGGCGAGTACTCCCGGGACTCCCCGGCCTCGGTGCCGGGGCCGGGGAGCAGGCCGGCGTAGTCGCCCTGGAGCAGGCCGTCGAGTTTCCGGGTGACGAGCAGTTGCAGCCGGGAGAGGACCGCCTCGGAGCGGGTCGACTCGGCCGGTGCGAGGCCCCGGATCATCCGATCACCGGGCCCCGGGCCAGCCGGCCGGTGCGGGCTGCGCGCCCGGGGTGGCGCCCTGGCGCGGGGTGACCGAGGGCAGCGGGACGGTCGCCATGATCCGGGCGACGACGTGGTCGGCCGGCACGTCGTCGGCGAGCGCGTCGTAGCTGAGCACCAGCCGGTGGCGCAGGATGTCCGGCGCGATGTCCTGCATGTCCTGCGGCAGCGCGTAGTCCCGGCCGCGGAGCAGCGCGAGCGCGCGGGTGGCGCGGACGATGCCGAGCGACGCACGCGGGCTGGCGCCGTACTGGATCAGCCGGGCCACGTCCTGCATGCCGTGCGCGGCCGGATCGCGGGTGGCGAGCACCACCCGTACCGCGTAGTCGATCAGCGCGTTGTGCACGAATACCTGGTCGGCCTTTTGCTGCAGCTTGATCAGGTCGTGCGGCGTGAAGATCGCCATCGGCTCGGGGGCGCGCACGCCCATCCGGTAGACGATCTCACGTTCCTCCGCGTCCGTCGGGTAGCCGACCACGATCTTCATCAGGAAGCGGTCGCGCTGCGCCTCGGGCAGCGGGTAGACGCCCTCCTGCTCGATCGGGTTCTGCGTGGCCATCACCAGGAACGGGTGCGGGACGCGGTGGCTCTCGCCGCCGATCGACACCTGCTGCTCGGCCATCACCTCGAGCAGCGCCGACTGCACCTTCGCGGGCGCACGGTTGATCTCGTCGGCGAGCAGGAAGTTGACGAAGACCGGGCCGAGTTCCACGTCGAACTTCTCGCTGGACTGCCGGTAGATGCGGGTGCCGACGATGTCGGCGGGAACCAGGTCGGGCGTGAACTGGACCCGGGAGAACGTGCCGCCGACCACCTTGGCCAGCGTCTCGACCGCGAGCGTCTTGGCCACGCCGGGCACGCCCTCGATCAGGCAGTGGCCGCGGGCGAGCAGTGCCACGAACATCCGCTCGACCATCCGGTCCTGGCCGACGATGACGCGTTTGACCTCGAAGAGCGCCCGCTCGACCTGGGTGGCGTCCTGCGCCGGAGTGGTGCCCTGCGGAGCCGGCGGAGCCTCCGGCTCACTGTCGGAAACGGGCACCTCGGGCGTGGTCTCTTCGGCCACCGGTCCTCCACGAAATGGGTGTTGTTCTTGTGATCAAAGGCTAGTCCGCGGAACCCACCAAGCGTGACACGTCCCGATTCCGGCCGCTTCAGACAACCACACTTGCCTGACACCGGGCTGGGAGTACGCCGGGAGTCTCCGGGGACTCGCCGTGGGTGGGTGGACAGGTGCCACGGTCCCGTGTGTACCATTTCAGCCGTCGCCGGGCGGCTTCCCCCGTGGCTGCCCGGCGACCCATCAGCCGCATCGAGAAACCCGGGGTTCGTGCCGATGACCGAGCCCCAGGAGCCGATCTGCTCGGCGAAGGGCTGCAGACAACCGGCATCGTGGCGGCTGCTGTGGAACAATCCCGCGCTGCACACGCCGGACCGGCGCAAGACCTGGCTGGCCTGCGACGATCATCGCGAGCACCTCTCCGGTTTCCTGGACGCCCGCCGGTTCCTGCGCGCGGTCGAGCCGTTCTGAACGCGGCGTTCCCGGCGCACGGCAGAATCCCCCCGCACCGGCCGCACGCTTCACACACGGCGTTCCCGGCGTCCTGCGACTACCGTGGATGCCGTGACTGAGACGCCCGCACCCATGGACAGCGGTGAAGTGCGCATCAACGCGCTGGAGCCATGGCCGGACACGGTCGACTGGCGCCCGGTGTCGCACGACCTGATCTGGGTCGAGCTGGTGCGCCTCGCGATCTGGCTGGTGATCATGCTGGGCGCGATGGTCACCGGCTGGGTGCTGGCCGGCCACTGGCTCTTCGGCTCCGGGCTGGGCCTGGTGCTCCTCTTCGGTCTGTGGCGGGCGATCGTGATCGGCCGGGCCGTGCGCGCCTGGGGTTACGCGGAGCGCGAGCGTGACCTGCTGGTCCGGCACGGTCTGCTGGTGCGCCGGCTGTCCATCGTGCCGTACGCGCGGATGCAGTTCGTGGACGTGACCGCCGGTCCGCTGGAGCGCTCGTTCGACCTGGCCACGGTGCAGCTGCACACGGCCGCGGCGGCCAGCGACGCGAAGGTGCCGGGTCTGCGGCCGGCCGAGGCGTCCCGGCTGCGCGACCGGCTGACCGCGCTGGGCGCGGACCGCGCCGAAGGCCTGTAGAGATGAGGGAGACGGACCGCACGCCTCCGTGGGACCGGCCGGCGGAGGACCAGCCCGAGACGGACCGCACGTCACTCGCCGAAGACGGGTCCGCCGAAGAACCGGAACGGCCCGCGGAGGAGCCGGCGACGCCGCCGCGCAAGCGTCTGCACCCGCTGAGCCCGCTGCTGAACGGCGCCCGTACGTTCGTGGTGATCGTCGGCGCGATCTCGCTGTCCCAGGCGTCCGAGTTCGGCTGGCAGCGGTTCGGCATCATGCTGGCGGTGATCTCGGTCGGCGCCGTGGTCTTCTCGCTGATCAACTGGGCGAACACCGGCTATCACGTGGTCGGCCGCGAGCTGCGCATCCACGAGGGCCTGTTCTGGCGGCGCACCCGGGCGATCCCGCTGGAGCGGCTGCAGACCGTGGAGGTGCGGCGCCCGCTGCTGGCCCAGCTGACCGGCCTGGCCGAGCTGCGGCTGGAGGTGGTCGGCGGCGGCAAGACCGAGGCGCCGCTGGCGTTCCTCACGGTCGCGGACGCGGAGGCGCTGCGCGAACGCCTGGTGCGCCTGTCCGGCCACGCCCACGATCAAGATCTCTTCCCGGGTACGGGTACCGGCGCGGCTCTTGAGGCGGAGCACCCGGGGTCGCCGTCACCCGATGCGCCTCCCGCCGCGTACCCCCGGACGGATCTTGATTTTCCGCTGCACGCGGTGCGGAACGCGGATCTCGTGCTGAGCCAGGTGCTCACGCCACAGACGTTCTTCCTGCCGCTCGGCGTGGCGTCGGTGCTGGTCCAGTTCAGCTTCGCCGGTGACTTCAACCCGGTGGCGATCTTCTCCACGCTCGCGGCGGTCGGCGGTGTCATGCTGGCCCCGGCACGCCGGGTGCTCAACGACTGGAGCTTCCGGCTGTGGGACACCCCGCTGCACGGTGAGGGCCGCGGCCTGCGAATGGCGTACGGCCTGCTGGAGACGCGCAACCAGACCGTACCGCTGCACCGGCTTCAGGCCGTGACCGTCACCTGGCCGCTGCTCTGGCGGGCCAAGTCGTGGCTGCGCGTGCGCTTCTCGGTGGCCGGTGTCGCGGGCCCGAGCGACGGCAACGAGCAGCAGTCCGACCGGCTGCTCCCGGTCGGCGACCCGGAGACCGGGCGGCGGCTGGTCGCGCTGGCCATGCCCGGGCTCGACCTGGCCACGGTACGGGTGCAACCGCCGCCGGACCGGGTGCGCTGGCTGCACCCGTTCGCCTGGTCACGGATGGGCGTCGGGCTGAACGCGCGGGTGTTCACGGTGACCAGGGGCGTGGTCACGCGCGAGCTGGTAGCCGTGCCGTACACCCGGATCCAGAGCGTCCGGGTGGTGCAGGGCCCGGTGCAGCGGCGCCTGCGGCTGGCCACCGTGCACGTCGACACCGCGGGCGGCGCCGGTGCGGAGGCGCCGGACCGGGACATCCACGAGGCGTGGGCACTGGCCGCCGCGCTGACCGCCCGCGCACACGCGGCCCAGGCTGCGACGATGAGACCTTGACGGATCCTGCACGGTACATCGGTGTGCGTTGCGCATAGGCTGTGGCCATGGAAGAGCAGCCGGCCCTCACCCCCGGCCTGACCGCGCGCGTCGAGCTGACGGTCAGTGACTCCGACACCGCCCAGGCGGTCGGCTCCGGCGACGTGCCGGTGCTGGCCACGCCCCGGGTGCTGGCGCTGGCCGAGACCGCCACGGTGGCCGCGACCGCCCGGCAGATGCCGAGCGGCACGACCACGGTCGGCGTCCGGGTGGAGCTGACGCACCTGGCGCCCACGCCGATCGGCCGGGCGGTGGCCGCGCAGGCCACGCTGGCCTCGGTCGACGGCCGCCGGCTGATGTTCGACGTGCACGTCACCGAGGTCGCCGACGTGCCGTACGAGGAGCGCCGGGTGATCGCCGAGGGCCGCGTCGAGCGGATGCTGGTCGACCGGCAGCGCTTCCTGTCCAGAGCGTTCGACTGAAGGGTCATCCGTGAGGTTCGTCGAGGTCGCCGATCGTGTCTACGTGCTCCGCTACCCCGTGCTGGACGTCAACTCGACGCTGATCGTCGGGGACGGCGAGGCGCTGCTCGTCGACACGCTCGCCACCGGCCGGCAGGCCGCCGACCTGGGCGAGGCGGCGCGCGCGATCACCAGCTTCCCGTGGGCGGTGGTGAACACGCACCACCACTTCGACCACGCGTTCGGCAACGCCGCGCTGGCCGACGCGATCCGACCGGTGTGGGCGCACGAGGAGGCGAACCGGCTGCTCCTGGCGACCGCGGAGGAGCAACGCGCCACCTGGATCGCGCGCTGGTCCGAGTCCGACCCGGTGCACGCGGCGGACCTGGCCCGGGTGGAGGTGCGCGGCGCGACCGACACGTTCGCCCAGGAGATCCCGCTCGACCTCGGCGGCCGGCTGGTGCACCTCAAGCACCTCGGCCACGGGCACACCGCCGGCGACATCGTGGTGTACGTGCCGGACGCGGGCGTGGTGGTCGCGGGCGACCTGGTCGAGGAGTCGGCGCCGCCGTCCTACGGCGACGACTCCTACCCGTTGCAGTGGCCGGAGACGGTCGCGGCGCTGCTCCGGCTGGAGCCGCTGACCACGATCGTGCCCGGCCACGGCGCCCCGGTCACGCCGGACTTCGTCAAGGCGCAGCACGAGGAGCTGGCCACGGTCGAGTGGACGCTCCGCGAGGCGTACGGCGACGGCGCCCCGGTCGAGGACGCGGCGCACGCGGTCCTGGCGAAGACCACGCTCGGCCTTACCGAGGAGTCCGCGCTGGCGGCGGCCCGGCGGGCGTACGCGGCGCTGTCCTGACCGTCACTCCGGCAGCGTGATGCAGGCCAGGCGGGTGCCGGCGGTGCCCGCCTTGCCCGGCGCGGTCTTGGTGTGCTCCGCGTGGATGACCAGCGAACGCGGCGGTTTCACCTGGTCGAAGCGCCAGGCGACGGTGGTGGAGACGGACGCGGTGCCGGCCACGTCCGTGGTGAAGTCGAGCCAGACCTCGTTGCTGGGGTTGGCGAACGACGGGTCCACGGACGGCGGCGACGCGGCGGCCTTCGGGTCCGGGTGGTGCTGGTAGTGCGGGCCGGCGTCGTCGCCCTTCGCGCCGCAGACGTCGGTGTGCAGGTGCGCGCCGTACGCGCGGGACGGCAGCAGGCCCTCCACGTCAAGCTGCACCATGGTGTCGACCACCGCGGGTGAGACCGTGACCAGCGCGCTGGCGCCGATCGGCACGAGCGCGGGGTCGTACGTGATCGCGGTCTGATCCGCCGCCCAGGCCGCGAACGTGCCACCCTCGGCGTAGGCGCGCAGCACCGACGCGGTGGACGGCGCCGACGGAAGCGCGGTGTCCCGGTCCTCCGACCCGCAGCCGGTGGCCGCCGTGAGCAGCCCCGCCAGCCCGAGCCCGGCCATCAGTGCTCGTCGCATCCCGCCCACTCCCTCTGAATCCGACAACCTCGAATCCGACAAATCATGATATTTCAGTGCCCATTGTTCCAGGGTTCCACTCGCCGATGGTGCGGATGGCCTGGGAGGATCGGGAGAAAATTGATCCGGGAGGCACTTGATGACCTATGCGGTGGTACTGGGCGAGGCACTGATCGACCTGCTGGAGACCGAGCACGAGGGCTTGCCCGTCTACCGTCAGGTGATCGGCGGCGCACCGCTCAACGTGGCGACCGGCATCGCCCGGCTGGCCGGCCCGGGCCGGTCCGAGTTCGGCGGCGCGCTCGGCGACGACGTGCTCGCCACGCGCATCGAGGCGTTCCTCACCGGCGCGGGCGTCGGCACCCGCGCGGTCGCCCGGGTGGCCGCGCCGACCGCGCTCGCGGTGGCCACGTTCGACGGCGCCGACCCGGACTTCCGGTTCTACGGCGAGCCACCGTCGTACGCGCTCTACACGCCCGCCGACGTTCCCGCCGAGCTGACCGCGCGCGCGGCCGTGCTCTACTGCGGCTCGATCAGCCTGCTGCGCGAGCCGTTCGCGGACGCGGCGCGCGCGGCCTGGGCCACGGACGGCCCGCTGCGGATCTTCGACCCGAACGTACGGCCGCGGCTGCTGCCGGACGACGCCGCCTGGAACCGCCAGCGCGCGCTGGTCACCGAGTTCGCCGCGCGCGCCGGCCTGGTCAAGCTCAGCTCGGTGGACGCCGAAGGGCTCTACGGCGCCACCCCGGCCGAGGCCGCGCGCCGGCTGCACGCGCTCGGCGCACCGGTCGTGGTGGTGACCGCGGGCGCCCGCGGCGCGCTCGTCTCCACCGGGGACGAGGAGTCGTTCGTACCCGCGCCGGCCGTCCAGGCGGTGGACGCGACCGGCGCCGGCGACTCCGTGATGGCCGCGCTCGCGTACCGGCTGCTGAACGACGGCCGGCCCACCGGCCACGCCGTCTGGCAGCAGCACGTCGAGTTCGCACTCTCGGTCGCCGCGCTGGTCTGCGAACGGGTCGGCGGCGCCGTCGCGATGCCCACGCCGGAGGACCTGCGCCGCCGCTGGGAGCCCACCACAAAGATCAATTAGCCCCGGGCGGTACGCCAGGGGGCGTGACGACGCGGTAACGTCGGGAGGATAATCCTCGGCGCGGCAGAACACCCCCTCCTGCGCGCCGTCGCCGGCACTCATCCCCCGGGAGGCAGGTCCCATGGCCGAGAAAGAGGCCCCGAAGACGGAGTCGCACGACCCCGACTTCCCCGAGACGCTGCTGCAGTTCATGCGCTCCGGCTGGCGGGACGACTCGCTCACGGTCGCGACCCGGCCGGAGGCCGAGCGCTACGCGGCCCGCCGCGCCCGGCTGTCCGCCGCGTTCCCGGGCGAGACGCTGGTCATCCCGACCGGGCCGGAGAAGGTCCGGGCGAACGACACCGACCACCCGTTCCGGCCGGGCAGCGACTTCGCGTACCTGACCGGCGACCACGACCCGGACGGCGTCCTCGTCATGACGCCGTCCGGCGACGGTCACGACGCCGTGCTCTACACCCGGCCGCGCTCGTCCCGGGAGACCGACGAGTTCTTCCGCAGCCGCGACGGCGAGCTGTGGGTCGGCCGTCGGCACACGCTCGCGGAGAAGTCCACGCTGCTCGGCATCGAGACCGCCGCGCTGCGCGACTCCGAGGCCGCGCTGGCCGGCTGCGCGCCCGCCCGCGCCCGGGTGCTGCGCCGCCTCGACCCGCGCGTGGACGCCGCGATCCGGCCGTTCGACACGGAGAAGGCAGGTGCCCGCGACCGCGAGCTCGCCTGGACGATCTCCGAGCTGAAGCTCCGCAAGGACGAGTGGGAGGTCGCGCAGCTCCAGGCCGCGATCGACGCCACCGTGCGCGGCTTCGAGGACGCGGTCCGGGTCATCCCGGCCGACCGCGGCGTCTCCGAGCGCCTGATCGAGGGCGTCTTCGGCCTGCGCGCCCGGCACGACGGCAACGACGTCGGCTACGGCTCCATCGTGGGCGCCGGCTCGCACGCCACGATCCTGCACTGGGTCCGCAACAACGGCGTCACCACGCCCGGCGAGCTGCTGCTGATGGACATGGGCGTCGAGGGCGAACACCTCTACACCGCGGACGTCACCCGCACCATCCCGGTGAACGGCACGTTCTCCCCGCTGCAGCGCCAGGTCTACGACATCGTGTACGCGTCCCAGCAGGCCGGCATCGACCTGATCAAGCCGGGCGTCAAGTTCAAGGACGTGCACGAGACCTGCATGCGCGTGCTCGCCGAGGGCCTCTCCGACCTCGGCGTGCTCCCGGTCAGCGCGGACGAGGCGATGGACCCGAAGTCCACCGTCTACCGCCGCTGGACGCTGCACGGCTTCGGCCACATGCTCGGCATCGACGTCCACGACTGCGCCCACGCCCGCAAGGAGCACTACCGCGACGGCGAACTCGGCGAGAACTTCGTCCTCACCGTCGAGCCCGGCCTCTACTTCCAGCCCGAGGACGACCTGGTCCCGGCCGAGCTGCGCGGCATCGGCATCCGCATCGAGGACGACGTCCTGGTCACCGCGGAGGGCGCGGTCAACCTCTCGGCCGGCCTGCCCCGCACGTCCGCCGAGGTCGAGACGTGGCTCGCCGCCCAGCGCGCGGAAGGTCCCCGCTTCCCGGGCGCCTGACGTCCCCCGGAACGGGCGGCCGGCCTCACGGACGCCCGTTCCGGCCCGGTCGTGTCACCGCTGCGCTGGTGCCACTCGCTCCGGTAACACGGCCATCGCGCGCCCGATATTTCAGTATTCAGCGGGCCGCGAGCTCGCGGTGGCAGCTCAAGCGGTGGCCGCGACGCGGGCGGTGGGTGCTCAGCGGGAAGCGGTGGCGAGCAGGGCATGGGCCAGAGGCGTCGGGGCGTGATGAGCGGCATTGCCATGGCGGGCGGTGACGAGCAGTCCGGCCGCGCGCAGGACGGACAGGTGCTGGGAGGCCGAGGGGAGACTGATGCCGACCCGGCGGGCCAGGTCGGACGTGGTACCACCGGGCAGGCCGTTGACGGCACGCAGCAGGGCGGCGCGCGAGCGTCCGAGAAGCGCGGCCAGCGGGTCCTCCAGGGCGGCCCGGGAAGCCGGCCCGGCCGGTGAGGCGCGGGCACCCGGCAACAGCGGCTCCGGCGGGAAAGCCGGAGGGGCCGGGGCCGCCGGGGACTCCGGTCCCGCCGGACAGGTCAGGGCCGCCGGGGGCCCCGATCCCGCCGGGCAAGCCGAGGACCCCGGCGCCGCCGGGAAAGCCGGGGCGGGCCGGGACGCGGCAGACGCCGGGCCGCGGGAGGGCCGGCGAGCCGCGGAGGCGGTGGGTGCGCCGGGGCGGCCGGCCGGGGTGATCGGGTAGGCGATGAAGACGGCGCGGGGGTCGGTGCCGACCCAGGGGCGGGTGGCGGCGACCGACGGGATGAAGGTGACGCCCGCGCCGTTGGGACGTAGGTCGAGGTCGTGGGCGGTGTCGACGATCAGGACCGGGTTGTGCCAGCGGACCCGGGGGTGGATGGTGGCGAACAGGCCCTCGACGCCGGTTGCGGCCAGGTCGCGTGTCTTGGCCCGGATGTCGCGGTGGATCTCGACGGCGGCGCCGGCGGTGGCCGGCGCGGTGTGCCGGTCGTGGTGGCGGCGGACGGCGTCGGCCAAGCGGTCGAACGCGGGCCGGTCGCCGGTGGCGAGGCGATGGTGCCAGGCGTTGAGTACGCCGCCGGTGAATCCGAGGAGTTCGCGGCGGACGCGCGGGCGACCGGTGCTGATCATGCGGTGCAGGGAGTCGTCCAGTGTCTCCGGTGCGGGCGTGTCCGGCAGTGGCGCGAGGAAGTCCGGGAACGCGGCCGGGTGGGCCAGGTCGCGCAGCTCCCGGCCGGGGTGGGCGGTGCGGGCCGCGACGGCGATGAAGACCTCGTGCAGCGGGAGCGGCGCCGGGAGGAGCCGGGTGCGCGCGAGGTCGTCGGGGCCGAGCCAGATGCGGATCATCGGCGTGCCGAGGTCGCCATGCCGACCAGACGCGGCGGCGGGCCGGAAACGTTGTCATGCCTGGCGAGCGCGCGCGACATATAGCATTCTCGATGCGCATTGCCGGGATCGTATTGCGGTCGACGCGCGGCCCGGACGGCGCAGTACGATCAGCGGCGCCGCGGGACAAGGGAGAACTCAAGCCGATGCCGAGTCGCGATTCGGGCCGGGACACCGAGCCCGACATACCTGGTGGACGGCGTACGAACGGTGACGCATCCGAGCCGGTGCGCACCCCTCGTCCCCCGGCTGCGGGCCGGATCGATCACGATTCCACGATAGTGATGCCTCTGATCAAGCCGCGCACCGCCGCACCGGAGGCCGGCACCACCGGGCAGGCCAGCACCACCGGGCAGGCCGGAGCGAACAGCGACGCCGCGCAACAGGCCGATGCATCGGGCGACGCGGCGCAGAAGGGCGACAGCGCGGCCACGCAAGCGCTCCCGGCGATCACACCGAAACCCGGTAACCCGGCGGCGAGCGGAACGGACGCGGCGACGCAGGCGCTTCCGGCGATCACATCGACACCCGGTAACCCCGCAGCGGTGGCCGCCAGCGGAAGTGAGGCGGCGACGCGGACGCTTCCGACGATCACGCGGGGACAGGGCACCGAGGCAGCCACCGCATCGGCACCGAGCGCGGCTCCGAACCCGGAGACCGGGCGAGCGCGGGAGAACCAGCCGGCGCGGGAGGCCGGCGCGGCGGCGCCGGGCAGTGATGACACCGTCATCCTGCCCGCGTTGCGGGGGCGCACCACCGAGCAGGAGCGAGAACGCCCACCCACCGGCCTCCCCCGGCCGGCCGCGGCCCGGCCCGCCGCGGACGCCGCGCCCGGTTCCCCCGCGTCCGACGAGTCACACGCGGCGAACGCGACGGACACCACGAGAGCGCCGAGAACGCCGGCGGTCGCGAGCGTGACGGAGACGCCGCGGCGGCGCGGGCCGTCGCGGGCGATGATCGGGGTCGGGCTCGCCGTGGTGCTGATCGTCGCGGCCGCCTGGTTGCTGGTCAGCCTGCCCGGCGTGCCCGGTGGCGCGGACTGGGCCGGCGGCGGTGACCGCAACTGGCCGCCGGGCGCGCCCGGCGGTACACCGACCAGTGAGCAGCCGCTCAGCGCGCCACCGGCCAGCGCGCCGTTCGCATCCCCGGAGCCCGGCCGGCCCACCGACAACGGCCTGGTGGCGACGCCCCGAAGCCCGGCCGCGGCCGCGGCGGCCAAGCCGGCCGGGACCACACCGGCCGCCGGTACGTCGCCGAGCGACGCGGCCCCGACCACCGGTGCGCCGGTCGCGCCGACGCCGACCGGAAGCCCGCTGAACGGCGGTAACGGCATCGCTCCCGGCCAGGTCGAGGCGGAGTCGTTCGCCTGGCAGTGGGGCGTGACCGCGGCCGCGCTGGACGGCGCCTCCGGCGGCCGCGGCGTCTCCGCGGTGAGCAACGGCGACTGGCTGCGGTTCGACGCGCTGGATCTGGGCGGAGCGCGGACCTTCAAGGTACGCATCGCGAACGGGTCGGGCAGCAGCGGGCGCATCGAGATCCGGTACGACAGCCCGTGGTCGGCGCCGATGGCGTCCGTCTCGGTGGACAACACCGGTGGTTGGTCGCAGTGGCGTACCCGGAGCGTGTCCTGCACGTCCGCCACCGGCAGCCGCACGGTGTACGTCTCGTTCGTCAGCCGCTCCCCCGGCGACTTCGTCTACCTGGACTGGATCTCGTTCTCGTAGCCGGTGGACCGCTGGTGACCGGCGACGGAACCGGCAGGGAGGAGCGCCGGCGACGACCGGGGCCCGCGGGAGCATGCGGCACTCAGCCACGCCGGATGTGGGAATATCTAGGTCTGAAGGGTTTCGAGAAATAGGCCCCAGAAGCTCATAAACGCCCCGCACCGGCCGATGGGACACCGCAGACCCATTCGAGCGGATCGGACCCAGGCGGCGGCGATGGCAGCGCGTGAGGCGAAGGACAGGCACACGGGCACCCGGCGACGGGACGCGGCGCCGGGTGAGGGGCGCTCGGCGGGGCGGCAGCTGACGTTCTACTTCTCGGTGCTGGTGCTGCTGCTGGCGCTGACCGCGGTGGCGCGGGCCGTGGTGATGGAGTACGCGACGCGGCAGATGACCGAGGTCGCGAACCGGTGGGCGCCGGCCGGGGTGACGAATGCGCGGGTGTTGCAGTCGCTGACCGACGTGCAGTCCGGGATCCGCGGCTACCAGCTGACCGGCGACGCCGCGTTCATGGACACCTACTCGTCCGGCACGGCCGGGTTCCTCGCCGCCGTGGACGAGCTGCGCGGCCTGCGCACGTCCGACCCGGATCTCGGCACGCTGCTGGACCGGCAGGAGACGCTCGGCAAGCGGTGGTGGCAGACGTACGCGGAGCCGGTCGCGAACGGCCAGCGGGTCGACCCGGAGGAGGCGGCCACGGCGTTCGCCGCGATCCCGGCCGCGAACGGGGAGACCGGGGCGCGGATCGACATGAACATGACCGCGTCGATGGCGGCCGCGAAGGACCTGATCCAGCTGGTGAACGCGGTCTCCGCGCTGATCACGCTGGTCACCGTCGCGGTCACGGTGTACCTGGCCTATCGCGCGGTCGGCGACATCATCCGGCCGCTGCGCGCGCTCAGCATCACGCTGCGCCGGCTGGAGCGCGGCGACCATCACGAGCGCGCGCCGGTGTTCGGCCCGGCCGAGGTGCAGAACGCGGCGAACGGCGTGAACAAGCTCGCGGTCGAGAACCAGCGGCTGCGGGTACGCCAGGAGCACGAGGGCCACATGCGCGAGGTGGCCCGGACGATCGGCGTGGCGGTCCGTGCGCACCTGGACATCGACACCGTGCTTCAGGAACTGGTCGACAAGCTCGGCCCGGTGATCGGCGCCGACCGGGTGTACGTACAGCTCAGCGGCCTGGCCGGTGGCCTGCGCCTGAAGCAGTGGCACGCGCCCGGCCTGGTGCCGCTGCCGCCGAGCCTGCTCACCCAGGCGCCGGGCCGGATCGACGCGGCCATGTCGGAGCAGGATCCGGACGCGCCGCCCGGCATCCACTTCCGCCAGGGCCGGATCCTGATGGAGATCGGCGGCGACGACGGCGCGAACGGCACGGTCACCATCGCGTTCCCGCGGGAGTACGAGGTACCGGACGGCGAACTGGGCCTGCTCGCGCTGGTCCGCGAGGACATCGACCGGGCGCTGCACCACTCGTCGGTCTACGCGGAGCAGAACCGGCTGCTGGCCGAGGTGAAGGCGCTGGACGAGCACAAGGAGCGGTTCCTGGCCGACGTGACCCGGGAGATCCGCAACCCGCTGAGCAGCATCCAGGGCTACCTGGAACTGATCGACGAGTCACCGGTGGCGCTGCCCGCACCGGCGCAGAAGATGATCGGCGTGATCGACCGCAACGCGCACCGGTTGCGTGCGCTCGTCGACGACATGGTCACGCTCTCCTCGATCCGCCCGCGGATGGCGAAGGCGAACGGCCGCCCGGTCCCGATCGCGGACGTGGTGAACGCGGTCGCGGACGAGTTCCGCCCCCGGTTCGAGTCGCAGGAGGTCACGTTCACGGTCGACTGCCGCGCGGACGAGGCCGAGGTCGGCGGCGACGCGGAACTGCTCGCCCACGCGCTGCGCAACCTGCTCGACAACGCCGCGAAGTTCACCGCCAAGTCCGGCACCGCCACGCTCCGCTGCACGATCCCGCCCCGCAAGGTCGGCGACGCCGGCACGTCCGTACTCACGGTCAGCGACACCGGCATCGGCATCCCGCCGGAGGAGGTCGACCGCGTCTTCGGCGAGTTCTACCGCGCCTCGAACGCGGTCCGCGCGGCCGTCGAGGGCCCCGGCCTGGGCCTGAGCCTGGTCAAGGAGATCATCGAAGCACACACCGGCCGCATCAAGATCACCTCCGACCTCAGCCGGGGCACCCAGGTCACCGCCGAACTCCCCTTGCTCAAAGCCGCGCCGATGACTGCCTGAGGGCAGTCGGT
This genomic interval carries:
- a CDS encoding AAA family ATPase, which translates into the protein MAEETTPEVPVSDSEPEAPPAPQGTTPAQDATQVERALFEVKRVIVGQDRMVERMFVALLARGHCLIEGVPGVAKTLAVETLAKVVGGTFSRVQFTPDLVPADIVGTRIYRQSSEKFDVELGPVFVNFLLADEINRAPAKVQSALLEVMAEQQVSIGGESHRVPHPFLVMATQNPIEQEGVYPLPEAQRDRFLMKIVVGYPTDAEEREIVYRMGVRAPEPMAIFTPHDLIKLQQKADQVFVHNALIDYAVRVVLATRDPAAHGMQDVARLIQYGASPRASLGIVRATRALALLRGRDYALPQDMQDIAPDILRHRLVLSYDALADDVPADHVVARIMATVPLPSVTPRQGATPGAQPAPAGWPGAR
- a CDS encoding acetone carboxylase; the encoded protein is MTEPQEPICSAKGCRQPASWRLLWNNPALHTPDRRKTWLACDDHREHLSGFLDARRFLRAVEPF
- a CDS encoding PH domain-containing protein, encoding MDSGEVRINALEPWPDTVDWRPVSHDLIWVELVRLAIWLVIMLGAMVTGWVLAGHWLFGSGLGLVLLFGLWRAIVIGRAVRAWGYAERERDLLVRHGLLVRRLSIVPYARMQFVDVTAGPLERSFDLATVQLHTAAAASDAKVPGLRPAEASRLRDRLTALGADRAEGL
- a CDS encoding PH domain-containing protein — protein: MRETDRTPPWDRPAEDQPETDRTSLAEDGSAEEPERPAEEPATPPRKRLHPLSPLLNGARTFVVIVGAISLSQASEFGWQRFGIMLAVISVGAVVFSLINWANTGYHVVGRELRIHEGLFWRRTRAIPLERLQTVEVRRPLLAQLTGLAELRLEVVGGGKTEAPLAFLTVADAEALRERLVRLSGHAHDQDLFPGTGTGAALEAEHPGSPSPDAPPAAYPRTDLDFPLHAVRNADLVLSQVLTPQTFFLPLGVASVLVQFSFAGDFNPVAIFSTLAAVGGVMLAPARRVLNDWSFRLWDTPLHGEGRGLRMAYGLLETRNQTVPLHRLQAVTVTWPLLWRAKSWLRVRFSVAGVAGPSDGNEQQSDRLLPVGDPETGRRLVALAMPGLDLATVRVQPPPDRVRWLHPFAWSRMGVGLNARVFTVTRGVVTRELVAVPYTRIQSVRVVQGPVQRRLRLATVHVDTAGGAGAEAPDRDIHEAWALAAALTARAHAAQAATMRP
- a CDS encoding thioesterase family protein, encoding MEEQPALTPGLTARVELTVSDSDTAQAVGSGDVPVLATPRVLALAETATVAATARQMPSGTTTVGVRVELTHLAPTPIGRAVAAQATLASVDGRRLMFDVHVTEVADVPYEERRVIAEGRVERMLVDRQRFLSRAFD
- a CDS encoding MBL fold metallo-hydrolase encodes the protein MRFVEVADRVYVLRYPVLDVNSTLIVGDGEALLVDTLATGRQAADLGEAARAITSFPWAVVNTHHHFDHAFGNAALADAIRPVWAHEEANRLLLATAEEQRATWIARWSESDPVHAADLARVEVRGATDTFAQEIPLDLGGRLVHLKHLGHGHTAGDIVVYVPDAGVVVAGDLVEESAPPSYGDDSYPLQWPETVAALLRLEPLTTIVPGHGAPVTPDFVKAQHEELATVEWTLREAYGDGAPVEDAAHAVLAKTTLGLTEESALAAARRAYAALS
- a CDS encoding superoxide dismutase family protein; the encoded protein is MRRALMAGLGLAGLLTAATGCGSEDRDTALPSAPSTASVLRAYAEGGTFAAWAADQTAITYDPALVPIGASALVTVSPAVVDTMVQLDVEGLLPSRAYGAHLHTDVCGAKGDDAGPHYQHHPDPKAAASPPSVDPSFANPSNEVWLDFTTDVAGTASVSTTVAWRFDQVKPPRSLVIHAEHTKTAPGKAGTAGTRLACITLPE